A portion of the Mytilus galloprovincialis chromosome 12, xbMytGall1.hap1.1, whole genome shotgun sequence genome contains these proteins:
- the LOC143054149 gene encoding uncharacterized protein LOC143054149: MSENETESLQFYDYLCQKIGSKEVVRARRLLFISNDFGSYDIQISSGSRGEGLDLNGSDFDVMHIDPYYMVYESGKNAIEDQKCVLQLAMDTKESQPCFTYLLLLNNFDNLPQPFKQMFFQHNGNYLLSSEIYKLQLLYLAKQYNCPVLSTIHGPCLSNTNSQYDMAVCLKCDHWIFQARPWISRPRLTWPSSELISKITSCGVLFVPIGYKGSVNEHLQWRISFSVAEKILIYSFSHTQLLCYALLKILLKEIVDTHEDVKGLLCSYFLKTLLFWISEETETSVWRPDNIIPCFMACLQRLIYCIEYSTLLHYFIPENNLFYLRFNSKNRYTLIKILQNSYEIGVNIFSSSETLHDYKRFSSDITRSICKNKRLMKEIAEFYFPFQPPFKNVLRILHTMLHHCKIGLSKSIFSFNFSYANQIMPNALPHIYNPNNKQQYKDYKHDLSQLLVGLHSDAVSGWLKLASFFYVHKNYFASIAIINYTLSKFTDDKILIGQLSFSKITFSANQKYDLTLMTQEKLISILKTKTIIKVIFKAKSSIIPTELKLDVRERPLNFEPLTFAHFLQFLCYFHLQDYTSCWFCISQLLQTILKHKSSKEKADYKMWITLGIAYQMLGLRDLAKTLFCQIAQNDKYNLTSAAFRLSRLS, from the coding sequence ATGTCTGAAAATGAAACAGAATCCTTGCAATTTTATGACTATTTATGTCAGAAGATTGGATCGAAGGAAGTAGTGAGAGCTAGACGACTTTTATTTATAAGTAATGATTTTGGTTCCTATGATATTCAAATAAGCAGTGGAAGTAGAGGTGAGGGACTGGATCTAAATGGAAGTGATTTTGATGTGATGCACATTGACCCCTATTACATGGTATATGAATCAGGAAAAAATGCTATCGAGGATCAGAAGTGTGTGTTACAGTTAGCTATGGATACAAAAGAATCACAGCCATGTTTTACATATCTACTTCTACTtaacaattttgataatttaCCACAACCtttcaaacaaatgttttttCAACATAATGGTAATTATCTACTTTCAAGTGAAATTTACAAACTACAGCTATTATACCTTGCAAAGCAGTATAATTGTCCCGTTTTAAGTACTATTCATGGTCCTTGCTTATCAAACACTAATAGTCAGTATGATATGGCAGTCTGCCTTAAATGTGATCACTGGATTTTTCAAGCTCGTCCGTGGATCTCAAGACCACGTTTAACGTGGCCTTCATCTGAACTTATTTCCAAAATTACTTCATGTGGTGTTTTATTTGTTCCTATCGGCTACAAAGGATCGGTTAATGAGCATCTTCAATGGCGAATATCCTTTTCTGTAGcagaaaaaatattgatatattcTTTCAGTCATACTCAGTTACTATGCTATGCTCTgcttaaaattttattgaaagaAATAGTGGATACACATGAAGATGTCAAAGGTTTACTGTGTTCATACTTTCTGAAAACCCTTTTGTTTTGGATTTCAGAAGAAACAGAAACATCAGTCTGGAGACCAGACAATATTATACCCTGTTTTATGGCCTGTTTACAAAGGTTAATATACTGTATAGAATATTCAACATTACTACATTATTTCATTCCTGAAAATAACTTGTTCTATTTAAGGTTTAACAGTAAAAACAGATACACATTAATCAAAATCCTTCAGAATTCATATGAAATAGGTGTTAATATTTTCTCATCATCTGAGACTTTGCATGATTACAAAAGATTTTCAAGTGATATTACTAGAtcaatttgtaaaaacaaaagatTAATGAAAGAAATTGCAGAATTTTATTTCCCTTTTCAACCACCTTTTAAAAATGTGTTGCGTATCCTTCACACTATGCTGCATCATTGTAAAATTGGATTATCTAAAAGTatcttttctttcaatttttcatATGCAAATCAAATAATGCCTAATGCACTACCACATATATATAAcccaaacaataaacaacaatacaAAGATTACAAACATGACCTCAGTCAGTTGTTAGTTGGTTTACATTCAGATGCAGTTTCGGGATGGCTTAAATTGGCCTCTTTCTTCTATgttcataaaaattattttgcATCAATAGCCATAATAAACtacactttgtcaaaatttacagATGACAAAATTTTAATCGGTCAACTTTCATTTTCGAAGATTACATTTAGTGCTAATCAGAAATATGATCTAACATTGATGACACAAGAAAAACTTATAtcaattttaaagacaaaaacaataattaaGGTCATATTTAAAGCCAAGTCATCAATCATTCCAACAGAACTCAAGTTAGATGTGAGGGAACGCCCTCTGAACTTTGAACCTTTAACATTTGCACATTTCCTTCAATTTCTCTGTTATTTCCATCTGCAGGACTACACATCATGTTGGTTTTGTATTTCACAGTTGTTACAAACAATTTTGAAACACAAGAGTTCAAAAGAAAAGGCGGATTACAAAATGTGGATTACTCTGGGAATAGCTTATCAGATGCTAGGTCTGAGAGATTTAGCAAAaacattgttttgtcagattGCCCAGAATGATAAGTATAACTTAACCAGCGCTGCATTTAGACTGTCTCGCCTTTCTTGA